One window of Papaver somniferum cultivar HN1 chromosome 9, ASM357369v1, whole genome shotgun sequence genomic DNA carries:
- the LOC113311544 gene encoding uncharacterized protein LOC113311544: MRFIKKGLGQVPEVTNEEDELKILEDFSTKSCYDALVGDLEQCNFQKFVWKNNIPHKVSFLLWEGFQNVIPTRLMLRHRGIQVESELCLFCDAERETTEHMFMHCNFSSVVWDYFIKAFKILWPLPRTLLELFGAWSINVLHGRGRKIWEILPYTIC, translated from the coding sequence ATGAGATTTATTAAGAAGGGATTGGGACAAGTACCGGAGGTTACTAATGAGGAAGACGAGCTGAAAATCCTGGAAGATTTCAGCACTAAAAGTTGTTATGATGCTTTAGTTGGCGATTTAGAACAGTGCAATTTTCAGAAGTTTGTTTGGAAAAATAATATCCCACACAAAGTGAGCTTTTTACTGTGGGAAGGCTTTCAAAATGTTATTCCAACTAGACTCATGCTGAGACATAGAGGGATTCAAGTTGAAAGTGAGTTGTGTTTGTTTTGTGATGCAGAAAGGGAGACAACGGAACACATGTTTATGCACTGCAATTTTTCTTCTGTTGTCTGGGACTATTTCATTAAGGCGTTCAAGATTTTGTGGCCTTTGCCAAGAACTCTGTTGGAACTTTTCGGTGCTTGGTCTATTAATGTGCTCCATGGGAGAGGACGGAAAATCTGGGAAATTCTACCATACACAATTTGCTAA